The following are encoded in a window of Rosa chinensis cultivar Old Blush chromosome 4, RchiOBHm-V2, whole genome shotgun sequence genomic DNA:
- the LOC112197607 gene encoding NKAP-like protein has protein sequence MARPSSTVHAPNRRFRSDHDNGRYSPPDYDNSPDDRRHRRSPSYERYDRHRNSSYSPDYPSPRSNGGRRFGRAGNDRSYSPRRSPRSNGGPESLPRRFGRAGNDRDRNGRWPESEESDEELKGLNLEEYRRLKRQKLRKALRSCIWNVTPSPPRNENDEFELEDKAEEIPEVLGEENNDSGEKLKDKARSESESESEDSRSRKRKKSSVSKRRKKSSRYSDSESESESDDEEEDRRRRKKSRTRSKRKKSRRERRRRKSRRSSDSDESEASDSEEGSDSSDRVKSKKKKGKVSSKSKKKKYSETESEDSGSEKSLDSEVDAKPKALVEVEEPEMDENSIEALKLKEILEAQRNPSLDLDNEPVVGPMPLPRAEGHISYGGALRPGEGDAIAQYVQQGKRIPRRGEVGLSAEEIQKFEGLGYVMSGSRHQRMNAIRIRKENQVYSAEDKRALAMFNYEEKAKREHKVMADLQRLVQRHIGQDVGPTHDPFSSKASEDPDDD, from the coding sequence ATGGCGAGGCCTTCTTCCACCGTTCATGCCCCCAATCGACGATTCCGTTCTGATCACGATAACGGCCGTTACTCCCCGCCGGACTATGACAACTCACCCGACGACCGCCGCCACCGTCGCAGCCCCAGCTATGAAAGGTACGACCGCCACCGAAATAGCTCTTACTCTCCTGATTACCCTAGCCCTAGGTCCAACGGAGGCCGAAGATTCGGTCGGGCCGGGAACGACCGGTCTTACTCGCCTCGACGAAGCCCTAGGTCCAACGGAGGGCCGGAGTCTTTACCCAGGAGATTCGGGCGCGCCGGGAACGATAGGGACCGGAATGGAAGGTGGCCGGAGTCGGAGGAGTCCGACGAGGAGCTGAAGGGGCTGAATCTTGAGGAGTACCGAAGGCTGAAGAGGCAGAAGCTGAGGAAGGCGTTGAGGAGTTGTATCTGGAATGTGACGCCGAGCCCGCCGAGGAATGAGAACGATGAATTCGAATTGGAGGACAAGGCTGAGGAGATTCCAGAGGTTCTTGGTGAAGAGAACAACGATTCAGGCGAGAAATTGAAGGACAAAGCCAGGAGTGAATCGGAGTCGGAATCGGAGGATTCGCGGTcgagaaagaggaagaagagttcGGTTTCTAAGCGTAGGAAGAAGAGTTCGAGATACAGTGATAGCGAATCGGAGAGCGAGAGtgatgatgaggaagaggatcgcagaaggagaaagaaatcTAGAACTAGGAGTAAGCGAAAGAAGAGCAGAAgagaaaggagaagaaggaagagtaGGCGGAGCAGCGATTCTGATGAGAGTGAAGCAAGTGATAGTGAGGAGGGTTCAGATTCTTCTGATAGGGTAaagtcgaagaagaagaagggaaaggTGAGCAGTAAGAGTAAGAAGAAGAAGTACTCTGAAACGGAGAGTGAGGATTCTGGTTCAGAGAAGAGTTTGGATTCTGAAGTTGATGCCAAGCCTAAAGCTCTAGTCGAAGTGGAGGAGCCAGAAATGGATGAGAATAGTATTGAGGCCTTGAAATTGAAGGAAATCCTTGAGGCTCAGAGGAACCCTTCTTTGGATTTGGATAATGAACCTGTGGTTGGGCCAATGCCCTTGCCTAGAGCCGAAGGGCATATTAGTTATGGTGGAGCGCTTAGGCCTGGTGAAGGTGATGCCATTGCACAGTATGTTCAACAAGGGAAGCGTATTCCACGAAGAGGAGAAGTTGGTCTTTCTGCAGAGGAGATTCAGAAGTTTGAGGGTCTTGGCTATGTGATGAGTGGTAGTAGGCACCAGAGGATGAATGCCATTCGTATTAGAAAGGAAAACCAGGTTTATAGTGCTGAGGATAAGAGGGCATTGGCCATGTTTAACTATGAGGAGAAAGCAAAGCGTGAGCACAAGGTTATGGCTGATTTGCAGCGGCTGGTTCAGCGCCATATTGGACAGGATGTTGGTCCTACTCACGATCCCTTTTCTTCCAAGGCCTCTGAGGATCCTGATGATGATTAG